GGGTCTCAAGAAAGAGGGCGGGCGGCTGGGCTTATGGCTGGGCGATCTTGATAGCAAATTTCTTGACGGCTTTAATCGGTCTTCCATTGCGCAAAGTAGTAGACATTTTCACAGACAGGCCTATTTATATAGGGACGGGCTTAATATTGACGGCTTTCGTGTTAATTTTTGTGCCCATAATGTCAGACAGGCGGAGAAACTCATCACTCTTAAAAATTGCTTTTGTCGTGGGAATTGCGCAGGGTATTGCAGTATTGCCGGGGGTGTCTCGTTCAGGAATGACTCTAGCTGCGGGGCTGTTTATGGGACTCGGAGCGGCTGAGGCGTTCAGATTTTCATTTCTTGTGTCGATTCCTGCTGTGTTAGGCGCGACTTTATTAGAGGCTCTGAAATTTATTAAATCAGGTGAAGTTGTTTTCATGCCCGACGGCTATATATGGGCGGTAATTGCGGCGTTCGTTCTCGGTCTTGCGTCGCTGGGATTCATGAGAAAATTAATTCTCGCAGGCAAATGGGCTTATTTCGGGCTGTATTGCTTGATTGCGGGCTCGGCTGTGATTCTATTTTCGCTGAGAATCGTATAATGCATAAAATTATTTTAGCGTCAGGGAGTCCGAGAAGGCGGGCTTTATTGCAGGAACTCGGACTCGATTTCACGATTTATAAACC
This DNA window, taken from Synergistaceae bacterium, encodes the following:
- a CDS encoding undecaprenyl-diphosphate phosphatase, whose product is MSFNLHTFILGLVQGICEFLPVSSSGHLAILQNFFGFVNENLVAFDLLLHCATVLVVFIYFRHDIIRLIIEWLGGWVSRKRAGGWAYGWAILIANFLTALIGLPLRKVVDIFTDRPIYIGTGLILTAFVLIFVPIMSDRRRNSSLLKIAFVVGIAQGIAVLPGVSRSGMTLAAGLFMGLGAAEAFRFSFLVSIPAVLGATLLEALKFIKSGEVVFMPDGYIWAVIAAFVLGLASLGFMRKLILAGKWAYFGLYCLIAGSAVILFSLRIV